One Amycolatopsis sp. NBC_00355 genomic window carries:
- a CDS encoding GNAT family N-acetyltransferase, producing the protein MTTPLPAPWQRFGVRRPGPADHLPVLALLDDWWGGLGGEEGVRQRALLLPKLMFQHFGDSSFLVTSDERIVAFLIGFLSQSRPDESYIHFVGVDPAERGHGLGAALYERFFAHSRAHGRSVVRAITSPQNSGSHAFHTRMGFVTEPGPKEFEGRPVQPDYDGPGLDRLSFRKDLSPTG; encoded by the coding sequence ATGACCACTCCCCTGCCCGCGCCCTGGCAGCGCTTCGGGGTCCGGCGCCCCGGTCCCGCCGATCACCTTCCCGTGCTGGCCCTCCTCGACGACTGGTGGGGTGGCCTCGGCGGCGAGGAAGGCGTGCGGCAACGGGCGCTCCTCCTGCCGAAGCTGATGTTCCAGCACTTCGGCGACAGCAGTTTCCTGGTTACGTCGGACGAACGGATCGTCGCGTTCCTGATCGGGTTCCTGTCGCAGTCGCGGCCGGACGAGAGCTACATCCACTTCGTCGGCGTCGATCCCGCCGAGCGCGGGCACGGCCTCGGCGCCGCGCTCTACGAACGGTTCTTCGCCCACAGCCGGGCACACGGGCGCTCGGTCGTCCGGGCGATCACGTCGCCGCAGAACAGTGGTTCGCACGCGTTCCACACCAGGATGGGGTTCGTCACCGAACCCGGGCCGAAGGAGTTCGAAGGACGGCCGGTCCAGCCCGACTACGACGGGCCCGGGCTGGACCGGCTCTCGTTCCGGAAGGACCTCAGCCCGACAGGCTGA
- a CDS encoding glycoside hydrolase family 6 protein, which yields MKSGFWSAKRKSRLAVASSVTAAAVVAGLVVAGGSPAAAASGCKVTYTVNQWDTGFTANLAVTNLGDAVSSWDVQWDFAGNQQVQQGWSASFSQSGKHVSAKNPSWGGALGSNATASFGFNGSYSGTNAVPASFSLNGVVCDGSTGGPSTTPTTPTTPTTPTTPTTTTTPPQPGTHVDNPYSGAKGYVNPDWSASVTAAAAAKGGTLGTQMAKVANTSTAVWLDRIAAIEGTSSARGLRGHLDAALAQSGSGTPVTIQIVVYDLPNRDCAALASNGELQAGSGGLARYKSEYIDPIASILSDSKYAPLRVVAVVEPDSLPNLITNTATAKCAEAQSTGAYTQGIQYALNKLHAISNVYNYLDIAHSAWLGWDSNFGPFVNLVKQTLQGTTAGVNSIDGFISDTANYTPLTEPNLPDSSLNVGGQPLRSATFYQWNPYFAEVPFATAMYNAFVSAGLPSGIGMLIDTSRNGWGGSARPTGASGSTVDSYVNSGRIDRRLHRGNWCNQSGAGLGVRPTASPAAHFDAYVWIKPPGESDGASQQIPNDEGKGFDGMCDPTFHGSDQANGGNLTGALPNSPLSGKWFEAQFEQLVQNAYPAVQ from the coding sequence ATGAAGAGTGGATTCTGGTCCGCGAAGAGGAAGTCACGGCTCGCCGTGGCGTCCTCGGTGACGGCCGCGGCCGTCGTGGCCGGCCTGGTGGTGGCCGGCGGCAGCCCGGCGGCCGCCGCCAGCGGCTGCAAAGTGACCTACACCGTCAACCAGTGGGACACCGGCTTCACCGCGAACCTCGCGGTGACCAACCTGGGCGACGCCGTCTCGAGCTGGGACGTCCAGTGGGACTTCGCCGGCAACCAGCAGGTCCAGCAGGGCTGGAGCGCGAGCTTCAGCCAAAGCGGCAAGCACGTGAGCGCGAAGAACCCGTCGTGGGGTGGCGCGCTCGGGTCGAACGCGACCGCGAGCTTCGGCTTCAACGGCTCGTACTCCGGCACGAACGCCGTTCCGGCGTCGTTCTCGCTCAACGGCGTCGTCTGCGACGGCAGCACGGGCGGTCCGTCCACCACGCCGACGACCCCGACCACGCCGACGACGCCCACGACCCCGACGACCACCACGACGCCGCCCCAGCCGGGGACGCACGTGGACAACCCTTACTCCGGGGCCAAGGGGTACGTGAACCCCGACTGGTCGGCGTCGGTGACCGCGGCGGCGGCGGCCAAGGGCGGCACACTCGGCACCCAGATGGCCAAGGTGGCCAACACCTCCACCGCCGTCTGGCTGGACCGGATCGCGGCGATCGAGGGCACGTCGAGCGCCCGCGGGCTGCGCGGGCACCTCGACGCGGCGCTCGCCCAGAGCGGCAGCGGCACGCCGGTGACGATCCAGATCGTCGTCTACGACCTGCCCAACCGCGACTGCGCGGCGCTGGCGTCCAACGGTGAGCTGCAGGCCGGCTCGGGCGGTCTGGCCCGGTACAAGAGCGAGTACATCGACCCGATCGCCTCGATCCTGTCGGACTCGAAGTACGCGCCGCTGCGGGTCGTGGCGGTCGTCGAACCGGACTCGCTGCCCAACCTGATCACCAACACCGCGACGGCCAAGTGCGCCGAAGCGCAGTCGACCGGGGCCTACACCCAGGGCATCCAGTACGCGCTGAACAAGCTGCACGCGATCTCGAACGTCTACAACTACCTCGACATCGCGCACTCGGCGTGGCTGGGCTGGGACAGCAACTTCGGCCCGTTCGTCAACCTGGTCAAGCAGACGCTGCAGGGGACGACCGCCGGGGTGAACAGCATCGACGGGTTCATCAGCGACACGGCGAACTACACCCCGCTCACCGAGCCGAACCTGCCGGACTCGAGCCTCAACGTCGGCGGCCAGCCCCTCCGGTCGGCCACGTTCTACCAGTGGAACCCGTACTTCGCCGAGGTGCCGTTCGCGACGGCGATGTACAACGCGTTCGTCTCCGCGGGCCTGCCGAGCGGCATCGGCATGCTGATCGACACCTCCCGCAACGGCTGGGGCGGCTCGGCCCGGCCCACCGGCGCGTCGGGGTCCACTGTGGACAGCTATGTGAACTCCGGGCGGATCGACCGGCGGCTGCACCGCGGCAACTGGTGCAACCAGAGCGGGGCCGGGCTCGGCGTGCGGCCCACCGCGTCGCCCGCGGCGCACTTCGACGCCTACGTCTGGATCAAGCCGCCGGGTGAGTCCGACGGCGCGAGCCAGCAGATCCCGAACGACGAAGGCAAGGGCTTCGACGGGATGTGCGACCCGACCTTCCACGGCAGCGATCAGGCCAACGGCGGCAACCTGACCGGCGCCCTGCCGAACTCGCCGCTGTCGGGCAAGTGGTTCGAGGCCCAGTTCGAGCAGCTGGTCCAGAACGCCTACCCGGCGGTGCAGTAA
- a CDS encoding ABC transporter substrate-binding protein: MRKFRRTLAAVTAAVLLVLTGGCGPATPESFTLTLATFGQFGYDDLIPGYEFTHPGLTIRQVRTEQGGPYHQDLLAKLQSGQGLADVQAVEEGHLADVLAQSAKFADLAEVGPPDVKPGRWLEWKYEAGRSKDGKLVGYGTDIGPLALCYRKDLLDAAGLPTDPGSVKTMFATWDSYFKAGERYVKRSKGKAWFDSAAQNFNAMVNQLPVGYLDRQDRPTLATNTALEAAWNQVTTAVEQGQSAGLTAFADDGNAGLRNGTFATKVCPSWMLGAIEQEAGTANAGKWAITDAFPDGGGNWGGSYLTVPAASPHQREAAALAAWLTAPEQQLHAFRASGNFPSQVDAFASPDLLSEMNGYFGGALSGQVFVAQARKVGKPQYKGPGDGKIQETVVAPALKAVEQGADPAAVWQQVKLGVSQVVP, translated from the coding sequence GTGAGGAAGTTCCGAAGAACACTGGCGGCCGTCACGGCCGCCGTCCTGCTGGTCCTGACCGGGGGCTGCGGCCCCGCCACGCCCGAGAGCTTCACGCTCACGCTGGCGACGTTCGGGCAGTTCGGCTACGACGACCTGATCCCGGGGTACGAGTTCACCCACCCCGGGCTCACCATCCGCCAGGTCCGGACCGAGCAGGGCGGCCCGTACCACCAGGACCTGCTGGCCAAGCTGCAGAGCGGGCAGGGCCTGGCCGACGTCCAGGCCGTCGAGGAGGGCCATCTCGCCGACGTGCTCGCGCAGTCGGCGAAGTTCGCCGACCTGGCCGAGGTCGGCCCGCCCGACGTCAAGCCCGGGCGCTGGCTGGAGTGGAAGTACGAGGCCGGGCGCAGCAAGGACGGCAAGCTCGTCGGGTACGGGACCGACATCGGCCCGCTCGCCCTGTGCTACCGCAAGGACCTCCTCGACGCCGCCGGGCTGCCGACCGACCCCGGCTCGGTGAAGACGATGTTCGCCACCTGGGACAGCTACTTCAAGGCCGGCGAGCGGTACGTCAAGCGCTCGAAGGGCAAGGCCTGGTTCGACTCCGCCGCGCAGAACTTCAACGCGATGGTCAACCAGCTGCCGGTCGGCTACCTCGACCGGCAGGACCGCCCGACACTGGCGACGAACACCGCGCTCGAGGCCGCCTGGAACCAGGTCACCACGGCCGTCGAGCAGGGCCAGTCGGCCGGGCTGACGGCCTTCGCCGACGACGGCAACGCCGGCCTGCGCAACGGGACGTTCGCGACGAAGGTCTGTCCATCGTGGATGCTCGGCGCCATCGAGCAGGAGGCCGGAACCGCCAACGCGGGCAAGTGGGCGATCACCGACGCGTTCCCGGACGGCGGCGGCAACTGGGGTGGCTCCTACCTCACGGTGCCGGCGGCGAGCCCGCACCAGCGGGAGGCCGCCGCGCTGGCCGCCTGGCTCACCGCGCCGGAGCAGCAGCTGCACGCGTTCCGGGCCAGCGGCAACTTCCCCAGCCAGGTCGACGCCTTCGCCTCCCCCGACCTGCTCAGCGAGATGAACGGCTACTTCGGCGGCGCGCTGAGCGGGCAGGTCTTCGTCGCGCAGGCCCGCAAGGTCGGGAAGCCGCAGTACAAGGGCCCCGGCGACGGGAAGATCCAGGAGACGGTCGTCGCGCCCGCGCTCAAGGCCGTCGAGCAGGGCGCCGACCCCGCCGCGGTCTGGCAGCAGGTGAAGCTGGGGGTGAGCCAGGTCGTGCCCTGA
- a CDS encoding cellulase family glycosylhydrolase, translated as MKRLLALAVAALVGGAVLTASPATAAPAPALSRESAHLGTALSRESAAGTGTGYWHASGSQLVDATGAPVRMTGVNWFGAETGNYSPHGLWSRNYRDMLDQMASLGYNTLRLPYSNQLFDPGVKPNSIDAVQNPDLQGLSGLQVLDKIIAYAGTKGMRVILDQHRPDSGAQSALWYTSAYPESRWLSDWTMLAQHYKGNTTVIGADLHNEPHSIQGGGGACWGCGDTATDWRLAAERGGNAVLAANPDWLVIVEGVDCVSGTGDPQCGWWGGNLSGARQSPVRLSKPDKLVYSAHEYATSVFAQPWFSDPAFPANLPALWDHFFGYLQKQNIAPVLLGEFGTTLADPRDKVWLQELMKYAGTGPTGMSFTYWSWNPNSGDTGGILNDDWTTVNQAKQAILQPYLIPPTGSGGGTTDPPPAVSCAVTYHVDNTWQGGFVASVTLKNTGTTPLKAWSLGWTAASGTQITGGWGATVTQSGTQATAKAPTWAPDLAGGASTSIGFQATGASSGTPAGFAVGATPCTS; from the coding sequence ATGAAGCGACTGCTCGCACTGGCGGTCGCCGCACTGGTCGGGGGCGCCGTTCTCACGGCGTCCCCGGCCACCGCGGCCCCCGCCCCGGCACTTTCACGTGAAAGTGCCCACCTGGGGACGGCACTTTCACGTGAAAGTGCCGCCGGCACCGGCACCGGGTACTGGCACGCGTCCGGTTCCCAGCTCGTCGACGCCACCGGCGCACCGGTCCGGATGACCGGGGTCAACTGGTTCGGCGCCGAGACCGGCAACTACTCGCCGCACGGCCTGTGGAGCCGCAACTACCGGGACATGCTCGACCAGATGGCGAGCCTCGGGTACAACACGCTGCGGCTGCCGTACTCGAACCAGCTCTTCGACCCGGGCGTCAAGCCGAACAGCATCGACGCCGTCCAGAACCCGGACCTGCAGGGGCTTTCCGGGCTGCAGGTGCTCGACAAGATCATCGCCTACGCCGGCACCAAGGGCATGCGCGTGATCCTCGACCAGCACCGGCCGGACTCCGGCGCGCAGTCCGCGCTCTGGTACACCAGCGCCTACCCCGAAAGCCGCTGGCTGTCCGACTGGACGATGCTCGCCCAGCACTACAAGGGCAACACCACGGTGATCGGCGCCGACCTGCACAACGAGCCGCACTCGATCCAGGGTGGTGGCGGCGCGTGCTGGGGGTGCGGGGACACCGCGACCGACTGGCGGCTCGCCGCCGAACGCGGCGGAAACGCCGTGCTGGCCGCGAACCCGGACTGGCTGGTCATCGTCGAGGGCGTCGACTGCGTCAGCGGCACCGGCGACCCGCAGTGCGGCTGGTGGGGCGGCAACCTCTCCGGCGCCCGGCAGTCCCCCGTGCGACTGTCCAAACCGGACAAGCTGGTCTACTCGGCGCACGAGTACGCAACGTCGGTGTTCGCCCAGCCGTGGTTCTCCGACCCGGCCTTCCCGGCGAACCTGCCCGCGCTGTGGGACCACTTCTTCGGCTACCTGCAGAAGCAGAACATCGCGCCGGTGCTGCTCGGCGAGTTCGGCACCACGCTCGCCGACCCGCGCGACAAGGTCTGGCTGCAGGAGCTGATGAAGTACGCCGGCACCGGACCGACCGGGATGAGCTTCACCTACTGGTCGTGGAACCCGAACTCCGGGGACACCGGCGGCATCCTCAACGACGACTGGACGACCGTCAACCAGGCCAAGCAGGCGATCCTGCAGCCGTACCTGATCCCGCCGACGGGTTCGGGCGGCGGCACGACGGATCCGCCACCCGCGGTGAGCTGCGCGGTCACCTACCACGTCGACAACACGTGGCAGGGCGGCTTCGTCGCCTCCGTGACGCTGAAGAACACCGGCACCACCCCGCTGAAGGCCTGGTCGCTCGGCTGGACCGCGGCGTCCGGCACGCAGATCACCGGCGGCTGGGGCGCCACCGTCACCCAGTCCGGCACGCAGGCGACCGCGAAAGCGCCGACCTGGGCGCCCGACCTGGCCGGCGGCGCGTCGACGTCGATCGGCTTCCAGGCGACCGGCGCCTCGAGCGGGACGCCGGCCGGGTTCGCCGTCGGCGCCACCCCTTGTACTTCCTGA
- a CDS encoding LacI family DNA-binding transcriptional regulator, giving the protein MKRPTITDIAREAGVSKGAVSYALNGRPGVSEATRHRITAIARELGWAPSSTARALSGGRAGAVGMVLARPADVLGVEPVFPALLTGIQRELGAASLILQVAPDHAAELAVYRRWHGERRADGVLLTGPRRDDVRIAELPRIGLPAVALGGPLGHPGVPSVRMDDAAAVGEVLGYLAGLGHRRVAWIAGPAVLVRSRVRAEAFAAVADRLGLPGARTVHTDLSGDAGTGATRRVLAGPHPPTALLFDTDVLAVAGLTALRELGLAVPGDVSVVAWDDSALCRLVRPALSAVRRPVAEFGALAVSVLRDLLTGGDPGDVCTSPPTLITRGSTGPPRPGP; this is encoded by the coding sequence ATGAAGCGTCCGACGATCACCGACATCGCCCGCGAGGCCGGAGTGTCCAAAGGGGCCGTTTCCTACGCCCTCAACGGCCGCCCCGGCGTTTCGGAGGCGACCCGGCACCGGATCACCGCGATCGCCCGGGAACTGGGCTGGGCGCCGAGCAGCACCGCGCGGGCCCTGTCGGGCGGCCGCGCCGGGGCGGTCGGGATGGTGCTGGCCCGGCCCGCGGACGTCCTCGGCGTCGAACCGGTCTTCCCGGCCCTGCTCACCGGGATCCAGCGCGAGCTCGGGGCGGCGTCGCTGATCCTGCAGGTCGCCCCGGACCACGCCGCCGAACTGGCGGTCTACCGGCGCTGGCACGGCGAGCGGCGGGCCGACGGCGTGCTGCTCACCGGCCCGCGGCGCGACGACGTCCGGATCGCCGAACTGCCCCGGATCGGTCTGCCGGCGGTGGCACTGGGCGGGCCGCTCGGCCACCCGGGCGTCCCGTCCGTGCGGATGGACGACGCCGCCGCGGTCGGCGAGGTGCTCGGTTACCTGGCCGGGCTCGGGCACCGCCGGGTCGCGTGGATCGCCGGGCCGGCCGTGCTGGTGCGGTCGCGGGTGCGGGCCGAGGCGTTCGCCGCCGTGGCGGACCGGCTGGGCCTGCCCGGTGCCCGGACCGTCCACACGGACCTGTCGGGCGACGCCGGCACGGGCGCTACCCGCCGTGTGCTGGCGGGGCCGCACCCGCCGACCGCGCTGCTGTTCGACACCGACGTCCTCGCCGTCGCCGGGCTCACCGCGCTGCGGGAGCTGGGCTTGGCGGTGCCGGGCGACGTCTCGGTGGTGGCCTGGGACGACTCGGCCCTCTGCCGCCTGGTCCGCCCGGCGCTGTCCGCGGTCCGGCGCCCGGTAGCGGAGTTCGGCGCGCTCGCGGTGTCGGTGCTGCGGGACCTGCTGACGGGCGGCGACCCCGGCGACGTCTGCACGTCACCGCCGACCCTGATCACCCGCGGCAGCACCGGCCCCCCGCGTCCGGGTCCGTGA
- a CDS encoding GH12 family glycosyl hydrolase domain-containing protein, protein MSNRLRATMASFGAAAVLLSGGVVLTAPPAAADTQLCDKYGSLRIQGGRYIVQNNNWGDDTTQCLSVSGTGFSVTTASHNRPTNGAPGSYPSVYAGCHYGNCSTGSGLPRQVRSLGSLTSRVDYTTVQAGQWDASYDVWYDPNPRPAGQNTGAEVMIWGNHRGAPQPVGGVIGTAQLAGATWNVWFGNIGWNVISYVRTSGTDSLGVNLTDFTRDAVSRGKISDAWYLTSVQFGFEPWQGQTGLGVKTFSLSG, encoded by the coding sequence ATGAGCAACCGGCTACGAGCCACAATGGCGTCGTTCGGAGCCGCGGCCGTGCTGCTGTCCGGCGGTGTCGTGCTCACCGCGCCACCGGCGGCCGCGGACACGCAGCTGTGCGACAAGTACGGCTCGCTGCGCATCCAGGGCGGCCGCTACATCGTGCAGAACAACAACTGGGGTGACGACACGACCCAGTGCCTCTCGGTGTCCGGCACCGGCTTCAGTGTGACGACGGCGTCACACAACCGGCCGACGAACGGCGCGCCGGGCAGCTACCCGTCGGTCTACGCCGGCTGCCACTACGGCAACTGCAGCACCGGCAGCGGCCTGCCCCGCCAGGTCCGGTCCCTCGGCTCCCTGACGTCCCGGGTGGACTACACCACCGTCCAAGCCGGACAGTGGGACGCCTCCTACGACGTCTGGTACGACCCGAATCCCCGCCCGGCCGGGCAGAACACCGGCGCCGAGGTGATGATCTGGGGCAACCACCGCGGCGCCCCACAGCCGGTCGGCGGTGTCATCGGTACCGCGCAGCTCGCGGGCGCGACCTGGAACGTCTGGTTCGGCAACATCGGCTGGAACGTCATCTCCTACGTCCGGACCAGCGGCACCGACAGCCTCGGCGTCAACCTCACGGACTTCACCCGGGACGCGGTGAGCCGGGGCAAGATCAGCGACGCCTGGTACCTGACGAGTGTCCAGTTCGGTTTCGAGCCGTGGCAGGGCCAGACCGGGCTGGGTGTGAAGACGTTCAGCCTGTCGGGCTGA
- a CDS encoding lytic polysaccharide monooxygenase, producing MTRRRSTILAAVTVLVASLTAVLLNTGTAEAHGALMKPGSRTFLCWQDGLSSTGQIIPQNPACSAAVATSGANSLYNWFAVLRSDGAGRTRGFIPDGKLCSGGNPNYAGFDQVGDWPLTHLTAGASFDFSYNAWAAHPGWFYTYVTKDGWDPSQPLTWNSLEDQPFLTIDHPPVTGQVGTVDGQYKWTGALPAGKSGRHVIYSVWKRSDSAETFYGCSDVTFDGGHGEVTGVHDPGTPPTTPTTPTSPPPTGGSCMAMYQITNTWSGGYQATVTIMNHSTTAYSGWQAGWTLPAGQTVGSVWNGTLSQSGSVVTVRSADWNGRVPPDGETTFGLVVNASGTNPAQPSPTCQGT from the coding sequence GTGACCAGGAGACGAAGTACGATCCTCGCCGCCGTCACCGTCTTGGTGGCGAGCCTGACCGCCGTGCTGCTGAACACGGGCACCGCCGAAGCGCACGGCGCCCTGATGAAACCGGGCAGCCGGACCTTCCTGTGCTGGCAGGACGGGCTGAGCTCGACCGGCCAGATCATCCCGCAGAACCCCGCCTGCTCGGCCGCGGTGGCCACCAGCGGCGCCAACTCGCTGTACAACTGGTTCGCCGTGCTGCGCTCCGACGGCGCCGGGCGCACCCGCGGCTTCATCCCGGACGGGAAGCTGTGTTCCGGCGGGAACCCGAACTACGCCGGGTTCGACCAGGTCGGCGACTGGCCGCTGACCCACCTCACCGCCGGGGCGTCGTTCGACTTCTCCTACAACGCGTGGGCGGCCCACCCGGGCTGGTTCTACACCTACGTGACGAAGGACGGCTGGGACCCGTCGCAGCCGCTGACCTGGAACTCGCTGGAGGACCAGCCGTTCCTGACCATCGACCACCCGCCGGTGACCGGCCAGGTGGGGACCGTCGACGGCCAGTACAAGTGGACCGGCGCGCTGCCGGCGGGCAAGTCGGGACGGCACGTCATCTACTCGGTCTGGAAGCGCTCCGACAGCGCCGAGACGTTCTACGGCTGTTCGGACGTCACCTTCGACGGCGGCCACGGCGAGGTCACCGGCGTGCACGATCCGGGCACCCCGCCGACCACGCCGACGACGCCGACGTCTCCCCCGCCCACCGGCGGCTCGTGCATGGCGATGTACCAGATCACCAACACCTGGAGCGGCGGCTACCAGGCCACGGTGACGATCATGAACCACAGCACGACGGCGTATTCCGGCTGGCAGGCGGGCTGGACGCTGCCCGCGGGCCAGACGGTCGGCAGTGTCTGGAACGGCACGCTGAGCCAGTCCGGCTCGGTGGTCACAGTCCGCAGCGCGGACTGGAACGGCCGGGTCCCGCCGGACGGCGAGACGACGTTCGGCCTGGTCGTGAACGCGTCCGGGACCAACCCGGCCCAGCCGTCCCCGACCTGCCAGGGCACCTGA